The nucleotide window GCGCGAGGCGATCGCCCAGGACTTGCGGCGTGAGCGCAACCGGCTGGAGAAGCAACAGGCCGGCCAGCCCGTGGTGCTGGTGCAGTCGTCCTTGGAGGACTCGATTGCCTTCTTGCAGCAGCAGCTCAAGGACATTGAGCGGCAGATTGATCGGCACATTGACAGCCACCCGGATCTGAAGGGCGATGAGCAACTTCTGCAAAGCATCCCTGCGGTAGGTGAGAAGGTCAGCACACAGATGCTGAGTCTGCTGCGCAGCCGCAGTTTCGACACCGCCGAGCAACTGGCCGCTTATCTGGGGTTGGTGCCTGTTGAGCGGCAGTCGGGCTCTTCGCTCCTGGGCAGGGCGAGGCTGTCGAAGGCGGGGCCGGCCAAGCTCAGAGCCACGTTGTACATGGCAGCGGTGGTGGGCACTCGATACAACCCGCATGTGAAGGCTCTGTACGAGCGGCTGCTGGCCAACGGCAAGCCCAAGATGGCTGCGCTGGGCGCGGCCATGCGCAAGCTGGTGCATCTGTGCTTCGGGGTGTGGAAACATCAGCAGCCTTATCGGGCAGATTTGGTAAATGCCGCTTGACAGGCAAGACGGTATCTACGGGGATTTGCATGGCGCCAGCAACCCGATTTGGCGCCCGCACCCGGTCAGAACGACCCGAACGCCGTGCCCAGCGCGATCACCACCGACAGCGCGATCAGCGGAATCACGATCGTCATGGCGGCAATGTTCAGGTACGACTGCCGGTGCGTCAGCTTGCAGATCGACAGCAGCGTGATGATGGCGCCGCAGTGCGGCAGCGAATCGAACACGCCGGCCGACATCACCGCCACGCGGTGCATCAGATCGGGGCTGATGCCGGCCTCGTTGGCCATGCGCAGGTAGTCGGCGCCCAGCGTTTGCAGCGCGATCGACAGGCCGCCCGACGACGAGCCGGTGATGCCGGCCAGCACGTTCATGGCCACGGCCTCGCTGATCAGCGGGTTGCTCGACACGTTGAGCACCGCATCGCGGATGATGGCAAAGCCCGCCAGGCTGGCAATGACCGCCCCGTAACCCACTTCCGAAGCGGTGTTGAAGATCGGCAACATCGAGCCCAGCACGCCCTTGTTGATGGTCTGCTGCAAGTTGGCCCAGCGGCCCAGGCTGATCAACAGCAGCACCACGCACGACACCACCAGCGCGATGATCAGCGCCCACATGCCCGTCTGCCGGGTGGCGTCCATGGTCGGAAAGCGCTCCTTGATGAAGCCCCAGTCCATGCCCGGGAAGATGCCGTAGGTGAACAGCGCGTTGATGCCGATCACCAGCACCAGCGGCAGCAGGGCCAGCGCCAGCGGCATGGTGCGGCTGGCATCGCCGCCCATGTCGGCCTCGCCGACCATGCCGCGCGGGCCCACATCGCTGTCGTCGTGGTCGCCATAGCCCTCGCCGGCGGCGCGCGCGGCCTTCTCGCGCGAGCGCAGCCACAGAATGCCCAGCGTGAACATGATGGCGCCGCCGATCAAGCCCAGCCCAGGCGCCGAAAAGGTGTTGGTGCCGAAGAACTTGATAGGGATCGCGTTCTGGATCGACGGCGTGCCCGGCAGCGCCGTCATGGTGAAGGTGAACGAGCCCAGCGCAATGGCCGGCGCCACCAGGCGCTTGGGGATGTCGGCGTCGCGGAACAGCGACTTGGCGATGGGGTAGATGGCAAACGCCACCACGAACAGCGACACGCCGCCATAGGTGAGGATGCCGCAGGCCAGCACCACCGTCAGGATGGCGTGCCGGCTGCCCAGCGTGCGCTCGATCCATTGGGCGATGGCCGTGGCCGCGCCCGAGTCGGCCATCAGCTGGCCGAACAGCGCCCCCAGCAGGAAGATGGGGAAAAATGCGAGCATGTAGTTGCCCAATGCGCGCATGAAGGTTTCGGTGTAGATGGGCAGCATCTGGGCGATGTCGCCCGACAGCAGCACCGCCAGCGCCGCCATGATGGGCGCCAGCAGCAGCACCGTGTAGCCTCTGTAGGCAAAGAACATCAACAATAGCAGTGACAAGACAATCGCAAACGTGCTCATGAAGTCCTTTCCACGGGGAAAACCTGTGATTGTGCGAAACGCACCGCACCCAGGGCTTACGCGCCCACGCAAGGTGTCTCTTAAGCGACACCAGAGAAAATAACGTCGAATACATCCTTTTATATCAATAAACCCGATAAATAACGCCTTTTAGAAACACTTCATGCAAACCGTCCACACCATCGCCGAACTGCGCCACGCGCTGCGCCATGCCGAGCGCCCCGCCTTCGTGCCCACCATGGGCAACCTGCATGCGGGGCACCTGGCGCTCGTTGCGCAGGCGCG belongs to Ottowia testudinis and includes:
- a CDS encoding GntP family permease gives rise to the protein MSTFAIVLSLLLLMFFAYRGYTVLLLAPIMAALAVLLSGDIAQMLPIYTETFMRALGNYMLAFFPIFLLGALFGQLMADSGAATAIAQWIERTLGSRHAILTVVLACGILTYGGVSLFVVAFAIYPIAKSLFRDADIPKRLVAPAIALGSFTFTMTALPGTPSIQNAIPIKFFGTNTFSAPGLGLIGGAIMFTLGILWLRSREKAARAAGEGYGDHDDSDVGPRGMVGEADMGGDASRTMPLALALLPLVLVIGINALFTYGIFPGMDWGFIKERFPTMDATRQTGMWALIIALVVSCVVLLLISLGRWANLQQTINKGVLGSMLPIFNTASEVGYGAVIASLAGFAIIRDAVLNVSSNPLISEAVAMNVLAGITGSSSGGLSIALQTLGADYLRMANEAGISPDLMHRVAVMSAGVFDSLPHCGAIITLLSICKLTHRQSYLNIAAMTIVIPLIALSVVIALGTAFGSF